In Lysobacter lycopersici, a genomic segment contains:
- a CDS encoding SPFH domain-containing protein has product MKENPIRSLSGIPFLLGVVVALAVAVWLVATGIGPDPDNAGVASGGSIVGGLLLGLLAFLSLIGLYTVQPNQAAVISLFGKYVGTVKANGLRWNNPFYSKKKISLRVRNFESGKLKVNELDGSPIEIAAVIVWQVVDASEAVFNVDDYESFVHIQSESALRTMATSYPYDQHEEGQVALRSHATEISQHLKDELAERLADAGVQVLDARISHLAYAPEIAQAMLQRQQANAIIAARTRIVAGAVGMVEMALAELQKNGVVQLDEERKAQMVSNLLVVLCGERSTQPIVNAGTLY; this is encoded by the coding sequence ATGAAAGAAAACCCCATCCGTTCCCTGTCCGGCATTCCCTTTCTGCTCGGCGTCGTGGTGGCGCTGGCCGTCGCCGTCTGGCTGGTCGCGACCGGCATCGGCCCCGATCCGGACAACGCCGGCGTCGCCTCCGGCGGCAGCATCGTCGGCGGCCTGCTGCTGGGCCTGCTCGCCTTCCTCAGCCTGATCGGCCTATACACGGTCCAGCCCAACCAGGCCGCGGTGATCAGCCTGTTCGGCAAGTACGTGGGCACGGTCAAGGCCAACGGCCTGCGCTGGAACAACCCCTTCTATTCGAAGAAGAAGATCTCGCTGCGCGTGCGCAACTTCGAAAGCGGCAAGCTCAAGGTCAACGAGCTGGACGGCTCGCCGATCGAGATCGCCGCGGTGATCGTGTGGCAGGTGGTGGACGCGTCCGAGGCGGTGTTCAACGTCGACGACTACGAGAGCTTCGTCCACATCCAGTCCGAATCGGCGCTGCGCACGATGGCGACCAGCTACCCCTACGACCAGCACGAGGAAGGCCAGGTCGCGCTGCGCAGCCACGCGACCGAAATCTCGCAGCACCTCAAGGACGAACTGGCCGAACGCCTCGCCGATGCCGGCGTGCAGGTGCTGGACGCGCGCATCAGCCACCTCGCCTACGCGCCGGAAATCGCGCAGGCGATGCTGCAGCGCCAGCAGGCCAACGCGATCATCGCCGCGCGCACGCGGATCGTGGCGGGCGCGGTCGGGATGGTCGAGATGGCGCTGGCCGAACTGCAGAAGAACGGCGTGGTGCAACTCGATGAGGAGCGCAAGGCGCAGATGGTCAGCAACCTGCTGGTCGTGCTGTGCGGCGAGCGCAGCACGCAGCCGATCGTCAACGCCGGCACCTTGTACTGA
- a CDS encoding Arc family DNA binding domain-containing protein, producing MAEKKAYPLRINAEVLAAAQRWADDELRSLNAQIEYALREALRKAGRLKSPASEGEDDGE from the coding sequence ATGGCGGAGAAAAAGGCCTATCCGCTGCGCATCAACGCCGAGGTCCTGGCCGCGGCGCAGCGCTGGGCCGACGACGAGTTGCGCAGCCTCAACGCGCAGATCGAATACGCGCTGCGCGAGGCGCTGCGCAAGGCCGGACGGTTGAAATCGCCCGCAAGCGAAGGAGAAGACGATGGCGAATGA